DNA sequence from the Acanthopagrus latus isolate v.2019 chromosome 15, fAcaLat1.1, whole genome shotgun sequence genome:
CCACACAAACTtagacagaaatgtttttaatcaaccGCTCACTTTTGTTTCTATTCCACAGCAGCCTTTAATGCATAAGTTACACTCAGTCATCCTGTCaattaacacaacacacattctCACTGCTGTCCGCAGTCAAGCAGGTCATCatttctcacacactcactcacacgcaCGCTAATACACACACTAGTACACACCTTAAAGACAATAAAACTTCACTGAATATCCCCTGATAATTTCAAATCCCCTGATTCATTACTCTTTTGCTCACAATTTATCAACACAAAATTACGCATAGATATGATGCACTGGCAATAAATCCACTGCCGTGTGGAGTGAGGCGTCAGCCCCATTTAACAGTTTTCACAAAGTCTGAGCTTGCCTGCAGGCTGTGATTTAGCATTGCACAGATCAGGGCCGAGGCCGTGGATCCTCGGCTACATGTAGTCCACCCTCAGGATCAAGTTTGACCTTTATTTTGGCTTTTAGCGCAGTGTCATGGgcatctctcttcctccacagcaCGGGCTTCTTCTTTCATGACAAGTCTCCTCTTTCTTTAAGTGCagtctctctccgtctgttcTCTCCTTGTCCTTCATGCGCCGTTGCCGTCATATGATTGTTGTCACTTTAACTGGAGATTGACAGAAGTCCATGTTCATCAGCGGTGTCAAGAATCCTGCATATGACCGGAGACTCAacctaaaaaggaaaaaaagacacaaaaaaaaagtcaaaactcCTCAAATGTGGTGCCAATCATCTAGGTTGACCTTTTCTCTGCACTCAGGCAATATAGTTAGAGAAACTTCCTCACCTCAGGCGacaaaactcatcaaaatatTACCAAAAATGCAATATGGCAAAGTGCAATATCTAAATTGCAAGAAGCTGCAATTTTCTGTTCAacgtgtgacaaaacagcattataatgaagaactgttgtgctgcagagatgctcgGAGCTACAAATCTTCTTCTccagatgtaataaaacatgattgTTTGGGATGTCACACCATAATGACTCTTCCAGTTTCTCAGGTAAAAATGATTCCAACCAATTGTGAATCGTTTTGACCATACCGGGCAGTCACGTCAGTAATGGATAAACAAGATTTCATAAggagaataattaaaaaaacacactgtaaagtaAGGAAactgtgttcttcttctttttgcagtTTGTAGCGGACTGAGAGTtgcaatcagtgtttttacatcCTTACACGCTGGATGTAAATGAAACAAGTTCTTTTCCTCCCGATGGAAATCTAATGGACCTAATCAAATCTAACAATGGCTCGGTCACAGCAATTGTCAGCTTATTAGTCAAGCATTGCAAcaattaattatattattaGTTTCTCTTTGAAACGTGTCTATTCAACGAACCAAATGTGGATTAACAATAAAGTTGTGACAGTTTGGATAAGTACTGTCCTTTTATTCAGTTCTCATGTTAATTTAAAGTACAGGTTAGCACTCTAGGTGAGGCTCAGTGAACTCACCCCAAGGACGTACTGACAAGTCTGAGGCTCCAGCATGTAGACAGTGACAGCATGGGGAGACTCAGACTCCTTACACCTGACAGAAAGGAGAACAGTGAGAGGAGTGAATCGACAGGGAAACACTGGGGTATTGTCTTATTCGTGAGTCGGCTCAGGGCACTGAGCCAGCGCTGTGGTTCCTCTCTGCCCCCAACATGAATGTTCACTCACTTGAGCTTGACAATGACCTGCCTGGGCTTCCCGGTCAGATCACACACGTCCCCGTGGCCGTAAAAGTGGGAAACCAACCTGTcgaggagaaaatggaaaaatcaagGCTGGGTTTAACGTACAGGCTGGTTGGGGTTCAACAATATAAATGGCCTACTTGACTTTCTGCACTCCGTCGTCTCTGAGCTGGTAGGACCGGGCCACGTTCTTCTTTGCCCAGTCGATGTGCTCCTCAGCGTTCCAGCTCCCGACCACCACAATATTCTTCCCTTGTTCTTTTTCCTGgaacacagaggaacattttcatcactgtATAGAGGCTGAATTATACAATTCCAGCTTGTCAATTGTTAAGATTTGCTATTTTAGCACGCTTGCATTAGCCATGAGGGCCCCATACCTCGTGGTACTGATGGACGTGCTTTCCATAACAGAATTCATATTTCCACCACCCGacaccctgaaacacacatatCAAGATGATTACATGCCACCGAATAGTTAATAAAACTCCACTCAGGAGCTATACGTAGGTGTACATGTCTCACCCCATGCAGACAGTATGAGCCACTGAGGAACTCCTTGATGAGCTGGTCATCTGTCAGGCGAGAAATGTGAGTGGTGCCGACGGTGACCTGAGTCTGCCCACCGACAGTTATGGGTTTGTGAGTGGAGGTGAAGGCCTCTTCTCTCACTGGTGGCGCCTCCTCCTGTGACAGTGTTGCACAGACATAATTGAGCCAGTTGTTGCCGATTTTATGTATTGTACAGCACTCAATAACAATTTAAAGTagagtaacaaaaaaaatcacttctttTAAGACCAGTCTTCACATTAACTAAGTGCAAGAAAGTCATTACAAAGTTGGAGGGGAAGGGAACATCTGTCATTTTCGAGCAGCCTCTGAATGCACCATGTAAAGCACAGTCAGTTGAAAGAAGCAGGCAGCTGCTTACTACAGGACATGGTCTGACAGTTCGACAAATCATGGGACCGCAACTTGAGACTGCAGAAGTCTGTATCACAGCTTTGGTATTGCTTTCACAAACATTACAACCACCTCTGTCAATTCTGCGCATATCTCACCTCTCTGATCTCAGTTGTGGCACTGAAAGGCGGTTTGAGCTGCTCCTCGTGCTCCTTGTCCAGCTGAGCGAGCCGTTGAGGCCGCAAAGGGGAGCCTGCCAGAGCCTGGCAGAAGATGGTATTCACCGGGGAGGACTTGAACCTGCAAGAGACAAGCATCAAGTTTGAAAACAGTAAGATCAGGAAATCTTAGTGGCTGATAATTTTTCAAACTTTATTCCGTCACTGAGGTGTGTGCCTTTGagcacaacatttaaatgtagcCAGTTTGATAAATCTACCTATATTTTGGGTGCGAACAAAGCAGCGGAGTCAACACCACCACCTCGTATTCACAGGTGGTGACCTCAGCGACAGACAGGATCTCGTGCTTGGCCTCTGGATGACAGACGTACAGCACAGACGTGGAGCGGGCCTCGTTCTGCTTCAGGACACAAGGAGTCCCGTTTCCCATCTCGAACGAGAAGTAAGGAGTCAGCTGACCTTCTATGTTCTTTGTGAACACCTGGACACGAATGGAAACGGAAAAGAGACGACAAATGTGAGAAGCGAGAGCCAACCTGGCACATCTGGTTGGTTAGTAAAGTTTTTAATACAAAACGCActtctgtttcagctgctgatttgacgttttctgcttcctctttatctattaaaaaaaaaaaaaaaaaaaaaaaggatttcacaGTGAAGACAAGACTCATATGCCCAATAGCACATTCAAAATTACTTAAACAAAAGATACCATAGAATTACTATCATGAACAAACTCACCTGTCTCTGTTGACTGGCTCTTCTGTGCCGAATTCCCCAGGAAGTACTCCTGGACATTAATCTTCTggggaaaacaaatgatcaactCGAGAACATACTTTACTAAATACTGGTTTCTCATTCACATCATCTGAACGTTATTTCATCCACTCACAGCACTGACCTGACCAGTCTCCTTCTCTTCATGATACTGTCTTATATGCTTTCCGTGGCACACTTCATACGTCCAGTATGACTCGATCTGCAACGTCGGCAAGACAAGAGCAGGTTAGAGCCCAATTCAAAAACATCCTTTAAGTCACGCTTCGTTAACGTAGCGTGAACACAGTTTCAGTCCATAAGCTGTGAGAAAGAGggaaatgaactgaaaatgaaacttgaGAAGTCTCACCCTGTAGGAGCAGCTGCTTCGTTTGAAGAGTGGCTCCAGCAGTTCAGCGGGACTCGGCCCAGTGTACTCCTTATCATCGtcctgataaaataaaaagacaccACACAAAGAGTGAGGGAGATAAGgcagcatatatatatatatatatatatatatatatatatatatatatatatatatatatatatatatatatatatatatatataaaaataaaataagaatacaATACAATTTGCAATAAATgggttcagagaggagggagaaaccCTGCCTCATATAtaagggagggtggaggaggacagaaaaaatTGTCCTGACCCTTTAAGATTGCCTCTGTCCTGaggtggtgttttgttttcttctgaagACGGAGGTCTGGTAGTCTTAGTTTAGtttatgttgtcttttcttagtgtttctttctgttcattCTGGCCTCCAGACTCCCATCGTTTTGGTTcgattttgatattattttgtacataaacATTCACTTTCTTCTGCAATCCTGTTCTCACATATGGCTTCCTGTTAAATACGCTGCCGGTCACAAGGTAGAAccaactgtttgttttgctgtggcCGTCACAGATCAGCTGCCTTGATACCAGTAAGGATGGTGCACAGGCTGCACATAAAGAGAGTGCTCTGAGCAGTTCACCTCTCGGATCTTTTGTATTTGCATATCATCGCAGTATGATATGTAAACCAGGGTGGAAGTGCCTTGCATCAGCTCAGTTGGACAAGTTGAGCTGCTTTGCCTGACATGTAAACAACTTGGGTGATAAcgtctctgatgtgtttttaatcaacGTGGAGTGTAGAAACGGTTCAGGCTGATCTCCGTGAGGGCAGAAACACCTGGTGCAGTCACACGGCCTGATGTTACAACACGGTGCAGATATCAATCAACAGTCCTGTTAATCCTGCTCACCTCGTCTCCGGCGGTCAGGGAAGGCAGCAGACATTTATacttctccttctctgctgtGGTCATGATGACAAAGTCGTCTTCGTTGTAAAGTGCACCTGTGGCCGGctgaaattacagaaaaacCCTGTGTTACGTTAACTACTGCGTTGTGTGTGACAGACGAGAGTAACCCGGCTCTCCTCACAGGTGACAGTAGCATCTCCCTGACCTCATACAGGAAATGCATTccaacaaaatgaataaacgaGGCTTACCAGCGTGAATTCAGCGCCTGGCCAGTTGATTTTAAAAGGTATTTCGTCTGTGAAGGAGGGATACCCTCCTCTGTTTGCCGAGACGCCGCTGCAGACCTCCAGCAGCCCCCCGAGGAACACCGTCAGCAGCCCAGACACCATCTCTCCAGTCCGGCTGCCGAGCTCCTACAGCCCGCTCCTCATGCAAGATAACAGCCCGCTCACCTCGCACCCACACCGGCCCGAGTGGTGGGTTGGAAGATACTACGAGGTCCGAGGAAGTCCGGTTTGACAGACGTAAGATATGACAGTGGGAGACGGATGTCAACACAGCAAGAAATGCCGGAAGTGAACTGCTTCCTTGCCACGTCGTGTTCCGCTCCTGCGTCGAGTGGAAATAAACAGCAGCGCCCTCTGGCGGCGACACCAGGTACCGACAGAGAgtggacacaaaaaaacagaataaccCCTCCACCATTTGATGCCTTTACTGTGCAGGTTATATTACCTGCAGTGCTCTAAAATCGCTGCAGTAtctcagacattttcatttgtttcttacAGCTGCTGAGTTTCCTAAACAGCAAAGTCATTCTATGTAGCAAACCATTTTTCAATTCCACATAACTGTTTTAAATTCGACTGAAGATCCCACAATGTCACAAAATATCAAATCCGTCTGGCTCGAGCTCGGGAAATATGTATAAAGTTGTTGAAACAGACGATCTTTCCATTCATCGAgctaaaattttaaaaaaatatctggctTTATGGAAATCATAAATGTGGTAGAACATTTCCCTataaacacttttgtttttttatttacatgaaaaacGTAGTCATCTATATGCTGAGGTGTCCATATGGTTTTATACTTGTGGGCCAAACAAAGCTTAATCTAAAATTAAGAATAGCTGAACATAAAATggctataaaaaaaatcaaaacatggaTTAAGTTATTGCAAGGCAAGGCACAAGGAAGGACAACACTGATCTGCTGCCTATGTTGCATTCATAAGGATTACGAGACCCTCTTAGTGGTAGCAGCACTATGAATCTGTTAGGGAAAAGGGAATCATATTGGAAATACACTCTCAATTCCAACTTGTGCCTGTAAGTCTAACCTGCATTATCACTCTGTGCCTACAAGTGTATGCAGAAAAAAGATGAGCCACTAAAACCCCCCATGGCACCGCTTGACTTCCCCTCCTTTATTAAGAAGGTATATTTAGTTACTGCTCCTTAATAGCATTTGCCTCCTCTAATCTTTGTAATGTAATGTCTTATGTATTTTGAATAGCGCCCTCTTTTTGCATTATTTCTCTAACATACCCTCCATCAGGTAGGTTACATTTCTTATTAGAATAATGAATGTATCTTGATGAAAAATCACGTATATTTAGGTGTATTAGAAGAGATGACACCCTCTtctaatacaaatatatatatatatatatatttcactttATCGTTACCAGTTTGATGAGGAAATTCAGGTTTTTGTCCTCCCTAATATACtctacatatacagtatatggaGTTATACAGAATTGTATGCATTCTACATCCTCTCAAGTTGCGGGTGGATCAACCAAATTTTTGCACTAAATACTTCTGTGCATCAGTGTTATCTTTTGGAAATGGACATGATATGTTTGCTCCGGTTTGGTACGGAAGAATTGTGGCTATTATTATACTTTCAACCAGCCAGTACAAACATGTGTTTAAAATTTTAACAGCAGGTAATTTCTGATTCAGTCTCCTTTCAACGCTTTAACTCTCTGGTGGTACGATCTGGAATGAGGCTGGTGAGCATGGACAGAGCTATTATCTTTGTTAAAATGCACATCGATATACACATCTGGCATCTGGATATGGATCACCAACATGAAAGCAACTTAAGGCGCCTGACAGGAAAGGGCTATAAACAAAGCATCTTGTCCCTCTATAGCTGTGCAGAACATGATCGATAATATAATTCAGAGAATATTCTGAGGGGGTGATTTCCTTCTGTTGTGCACTGTTTTCACTGGCAAGAATCAATTTCCCATATGTTCTGCTACAGCTAACCACATCCACATATGCCGAGAACAGTGCTCATAAAGTCACTATTGAACGCAGACCGCACGCTTGCCTCAAGCGTTGGGCTCTTTTGGACTTAAAATGCTtgaaagaggtttttttcttgtggGCACCAAAAGAGAAAGTCAGgtttcctcttctctgcctccCAGTGGATGGATTAGGAAGTTTAACAGTTCAAATGTGTGCTGAACACATAGAGTTGATGTTTAGGGTGtctcagttattattattattttcttcatgcAGAGCAGAAGATAAAAGACGAAATGAAGATACAGGCTTGTAGATCCTTTTCAAAAGCTGCTTTACTGACCATTTCCTGGACATAATGTTCATGTGCACTGGCACTGATGAGAGCATCTCTGTGCCAGCGTGCGGTGTCCTCACTCCCTCATCCTGCGACTCTGTTGATTCAGCACAGCTTTGTGCTGTATGACCAATAAATAAtctgccccccaccccaccccaccccacacCTGAGCAGTTCACATGGAAACAGCTCTCAGCGAACAGGAAATTTACCACATGGACCTTGAAAATATGTGGCGTTGCATTTCACTGCCGTGGACTGATCCAAACGTGGAGTGCAAAGCAGAGAGACAGGCGCTTCCCCCACCTGTTGGTGGAGCTGTTGGCGCGAGAATGCACAGCACAGGagccagggagagagaggcggaGACATAATAAAGGAGATTttgagacaaagagggagaggattGGGAGGAGAGAGGGTTATGGAGGAACAGAGAGGGATACAAGCAAAAGAACGTCCCACTAGACCATCCACCCCTCTCCAACCACTCCACTCGTCTGATACACACTCAGCTTCCTCTCACACCTGACTGTTAAGTACCTGAATGTTAATACCGGCGTGTGCActtacatctgtgtgtgcacagaagGTAGCGTGTCTGAGGtagattagatttaaaaaaaaaaaaaaaaaaaaagataagtaaAGAGGTAGTTATGTAGATAGACAAACCACATtgtgtttccatggtaactGATATTCTGCTGTTGATTAATGACATCTTCTAATAGggttgcctttttgttttgtaatctCTTCTGATAAACAACATCTGCGGTAGTGGCTGTATTCAAggcaaacattcaaacattaaaataagaGCTTCCAAATCCTGTTGATGGTACAGCGTCTTGTATTAGTTTGAATGCTgtctcttgtttgtgtgtgtgtgagttcagtGAGAGGGCTGGATCACAGCGCTGCACACATGTTTAACTTCAACatgcaagttttcaacacacCAAGTAGTTTaagaagaaaagctgcaaaggtgcaatatgtaactCTGTTTTCCTGAAATTGTCAACAGGATGTGACAAAAAGAACAGTTCAGACATCATGTCGAAGACGTCACTGCACTGTGTTGCTAGCAGCACCGCAACAACTAGCTACGGGCAGCTAccgttagcagcagttagcggttactcaAGACCTGCTCTTGAAGGCTCCAGAACAAGAAAGGGGGTCGACCATGAGCCAACTGACGCAATAGAtttaacaattttttttgcGTTAACAAGACTTGCCAAGTGAAGATCAACACcacttctgtgtttgtctgacaaaCATGAAGCTTTGGCCTGCAGTGGTTTTCTTAGTACAGGCAGATTATTATTAAGCTAATGGCTGCTGACTCCATCTTCATATTTACCatacaaacatgagagtggtaCCAATCCTCTCATCACACTCTCAATAAGACACAGGttactgtgttttctgtagCAACTTCTTAgaggcactttgtagttttggaagGATACATGTATACTCTtattacaatatcaatgaggtaacccagaaatatttagcttttctgttagtgaataaacaagctgctctcagagacAAAtggagctagaaaggtggcagggtccgccacatataaacaaattcaaacagtatgaaactttGTTGTCCGTTAaggtctgtttgtgtatttcttttcatGACAGTCCAGTCATGACTGACAACGACACTTTGTTTGAATTGTTTAGGCATTCCGATTAagatttcttccccaaaactgcatagtgcacctttaaactgatTGGAGCCAAACAGATGTTGCAGTTACACCTCATGAAAGTGAAGCAACAATATGACTACTAATGTTGCATGAGTTCATACAAAGACTTTGTaccgcttttttttttgtgccagtTTTTGTGCATCAGCTGTCCATCAAAATGGTGATAATGAGTATCGTGAGACCTAAAAATAATTGGTATTTCAGTCACTACGAGCCAAAGTGAGTCATAACTTCTTTAGCGTCTGTTccttggttttcttttttggttcaAAGACTTTCCCGGAGCCTGAATGGCGGGAACTCACCTGAACCCAGCACTCTGATAtgagcattttcatttatttcactgccATCATCCGTGGGGTGAACCTGATTTGCATAGATGCCTCCCGCACACTCTCACCTTATGCATAATTGATACAACTGTCATCTCCCCAACCATAATAACATCATTCCAAAGGGAGCAGAGTGAAATTAATCTTGACATTTGAAGGTCTCAAGCGAGATTAAGATATCTCCCGAGCTGGCGCCCAAAAATACACATAGAATATGTCAGGCGTCAGATCAATAGTGTCACTTTAGCAGGATTTTCTTAATGGCATTCAATATTGATCTGACTGAAGCTTTTCTACCTGTTGTATTTATTCCAAAATGGAGATTTCCCTTGCTGAACATGTCCCCCCCCCTCACCCAACATTTCCCTTTCAGGCTCGCGGTCCGTTCAACGCGTCTAATTAATAAATCATGGCGTCCGCATTAATTCTACACACTTGTCAGGCGTATTAACGTTACATCATGCCTTTTTATTCTGCTGcctaaatcacacacactcaatttGTGTACTGACTCTCTGGGAGCGATGGAAGCACCAAAGGGCTACCCAGCTTGAGGACCGACGTGTCAGAACATGTGGTACGCTTCCTGATATGCATTTTGAAGCATGCTCGAGCAAACCCCCCCTCCCTACTTCCCCCCACAGTTCTGTCTGCTCTGCGTGTGCACAGCTGCCACTCAGGCACCTGTTGTGCTCGAGCCGAACCCGAAAAACTGTGTTGCGGGCTAAACGAATCTTGTAAGGGAGCTACTACTCGAATAAATGATgcaaagaagcaaaacaaagtcAACAAAGTCTGTGAAACATGAAAGAAATGGATTTAACCGTGCCAGTGGATCAGAGCGCCGCTCTCCACATCCCTGCAGAGAAAGTAATGAgagagtgtttttgtttgcatggAGCTGGATGGGCTCCAGATATTCACAGAGCTGGTCCTCGCTGTATTTGCCCGTGGTTCGGGCTTAgcttttagcatttttttttttgataacatCAGTTGAGGGTCAGCAGAAAGGGAGCATCCATGGGTCCCTGAACGCATCGTGATGGCACAGAGCCCATGGTTAAATATGAACCTGCAGTCAAAGCTTTGTATTAATCGAAATCTGAGGTTGCGAGTACTTCTATGATGTATGTTCAGGTGTTAGTCCTCACTAGTacctctctcttttcatgtgATATTCTATATTTACGGTTCGCGTTTTCTTTTCATCCAGAAAGCAAGGGGAGACCTGCAATTACAGCTGGCTCTCACATCGCCGACCATGACCGCTTCTCGAAGGTGACCATGGATGTTTACGTAAATACTGTCTGCATTGTCTGAGCTTTAAGCCGTTTCTGAGAGTCTTGAGACGCTGTGCTCCAAGACAAAAGTGAGTGAAGCCCCAGAAGTGCATTTTGTCTATAAGCAAAGGACGGAAAGTGGGTTAACCACTTGAAAATGCATCCTAAGCAGCGAGCATAAGCTAGAGGAGCTTATAGGGAAGCTTGGGAGACTTTGAGACTGAAAGTCATTTAGTGTTTCTTCACAGTTTGAGAGTGATTGGCAGAAAATACTGCAAGGTAAGGTAAGCAGAGCTCTTGTCCGACTGGATGGCAAGTGGCTGGAGATGGAGAACGGATCAATATCAACACTTCAGAAGGTAGAAAATGCAGGGAAATCTGAGCGGGATTGGAAAGCAAGGAAGATAACTGTGAATTTGATTATGTTGCTTCCTACTATTACTGGAAtcttataaacaaaacatgaacgTACGGTTAAACTACTCCTGTATAGTACATGTTGGGGTTTGCCACACCTGGGTGATGTTCGACACCGTATCCTTTTACAGCTTTCCGATCTCGTCCAAGAAATATTTCTTTAACTGTCTGCAACAATCCACGCAAGCTATTTATAGATCAAACAAATACATTCCTGTCTCAACACAGTTCTCATCCTGTCAATTAGGAGTACAGTATGTACTGGATTTACCGAGTCATTTATATTCGATTGGCTGTTTTAATGTTATCGATGCAGAGAAACCCGACACGATCCATCATCATTCGAATGCAGTCACACTATCTGTTTGGCACCAATTTGGACCGCAGATGGGTTTAATTGGCTGAGATATTTTAGAGATGATGGCTTCTTCCATTTAATGTACGAGCACTTGGCTGACTTGTAAAGCGTTCACTGCTTTAGACTAATGGCTGAAAACCGATGGGGAAATGAAAGTGATGTGAATCTATTATTTTTAACCTTTGGCACGTTAATTTCATGAAGATAATGAAAAACAAGCTGCGACAAAATAGATTTTCGTACTAAATGTACAAAGCAGCCGTAACACAGAGATGTAGTCTCTTTCCTTCCACTGGACCTCATTTCAGAAGATCAGGTAAAACgcatatgatgtttgtcaatttaaaagttAATTTTTCAACTAAAGAAAGTCGCAtttttgtggttaaaaaaaaatatgaatgtagcaTTTAGTTTTGTGCAAAACTCCACATCTCTCACCTCACATAATATACTCAAACAACACAAACGTGGCTCTCACC
Encoded proteins:
- the erlec1 gene encoding endoplasmic reticulum lectin 1 isoform X1 encodes the protein MVSGLLTVFLGGLLEVCSGVSANRGGYPSFTDEIPFKINWPGAEFTLPATGALYNEDDFVIMTTAEKEKYKCLLPSLTAGDEDDDKEYTGPSPAELLEPLFKRSSCSYRIESYWTYEVCHGKHIRQYHEEKETGQVSAKINVQEYFLGNSAQKSQSTETDKEEAENVKSAAETEVFTKNIEGQLTPYFSFEMGNGTPCVLKQNEARSTSVLYVCHPEAKHEILSVAEVTTCEYEVVVLTPLLCSHPKYRFKSSPVNTIFCQALAGSPLRPQRLAQLDKEHEEQLKPPFSATTEIREEEAPPVREEAFTSTHKPITVGGQTQVTVGTTHISRLTDDQLIKEFLSGSYCLHGGVGWWKYEFCYGKHVHQYHEEKEQGKNIVVVGSWNAEEHIDWAKKNVARSYQLRDDGVQKVKLVSHFYGHGDVCDLTGKPRQVIVKLKCKESESPHAVTVYMLEPQTCQYVLGVESPVICRILDTADEHGLLSISS
- the erlec1 gene encoding endoplasmic reticulum lectin 1 isoform X2, giving the protein MVSGLLTVFLGGLLEVCSGVSANRGGYPSFTDEIPFKINWPGAEFTLPATGALYNEDDFVIMTTAEKEKYKCLLPSLTAGDEDDDKEYTGPSPAELLEPLFKRSSCSYRIESYWTYEVCHGKHIRQYHEEKETGQINVQEYFLGNSAQKSQSTETDKEEAENVKSAAETEVFTKNIEGQLTPYFSFEMGNGTPCVLKQNEARSTSVLYVCHPEAKHEILSVAEVTTCEYEVVVLTPLLCSHPKYRFKSSPVNTIFCQALAGSPLRPQRLAQLDKEHEEQLKPPFSATTEIREEEAPPVREEAFTSTHKPITVGGQTQVTVGTTHISRLTDDQLIKEFLSGSYCLHGGVGWWKYEFCYGKHVHQYHEEKEQGKNIVVVGSWNAEEHIDWAKKNVARSYQLRDDGVQKVKLVSHFYGHGDVCDLTGKPRQVIVKLKCKESESPHAVTVYMLEPQTCQYVLGVESPVICRILDTADEHGLLSISS